One Caloramator mitchellensis DNA window includes the following coding sequences:
- a CDS encoding DNA-3-methyladenine glycosylase family protein, with the protein MTQKTNVNCQTIQELKKSSECHLEHIFECGQCFRWNKYEDGYIGVAGGKVVYAYEKDDVICLEGAKEEDKNFWWEYFDLGRDYGEIKRELEKDEILKEAIKYGYGIRILKQEPFETLISFIISANNRIPMIKRAVENISIRFGDRIEFRGMEFYAFPTVEQLARATVGDLEDCGTGFRAPYIAEAVRKIIDEKIDLEEIKKLDTDEAMKKLMEFKGVGPKVADCVLLFSMQKFDAFPVDVWVKKIMQKFYLAPDVSLNKIRQFGKNKFGDLAGFAQQYLFYYARENKV; encoded by the coding sequence ATGACACAAAAGACAAATGTAAATTGTCAAACAATTCAAGAACTCAAGAAATCAAGTGAATGTCACTTAGAGCATATTTTTGAATGCGGTCAGTGCTTTAGATGGAATAAATATGAGGATGGATATATAGGAGTTGCTGGAGGGAAGGTAGTTTATGCATACGAGAAGGATGATGTTATTTGCCTTGAGGGGGCTAAAGAGGAGGATAAAAATTTCTGGTGGGAATATTTTGACTTGGGTAGAGATTACGGTGAGATTAAAAGAGAGCTGGAAAAGGATGAAATTTTAAAGGAAGCTATCAAGTATGGATACGGAATTAGGATTTTAAAGCAGGAACCATTTGAGACGCTTATTTCCTTTATAATTTCTGCTAACAATAGAATTCCGATGATTAAAAGGGCAGTTGAAAATATTTCAATAAGATTTGGGGATAGAATTGAGTTTAGAGGGATGGAATTTTATGCTTTTCCGACAGTTGAGCAATTAGCCAGAGCAACAGTTGGGGATTTGGAAGATTGTGGGACAGGGTTTAGAGCACCGTATATTGCTGAAGCTGTAAGAAAAATTATTGATGAGAAAATTGATTTAGAGGAGATTAAAAAATTAGATACGGATGAGGCAATGAAAAAGCTTATGGAGTTTAAAGGGGTAGGTCCTAAGGTAGCTGATTGTGTCCTTCTTTTTTCAATGCAGAAGTTTGATGCATTCCCTGTAGATGTTTGGGTTAAGAAAATAATGCAAAAATTTTATTTAGCGCCCGATGTAAGTTTAAATAAAATAAGGCAGTTTGGGAAAAATAAATTTGGTGACTTAGCTGGTTTTGCACAACAATATCTTTTTTATTATGCTCGAGAAAACAAGGTTTAA